The nucleotide window ATGGTCAGCCGTCATTCTACCAAcccaattaaaaaataaaaataataattaaaacgtttaagatgatataaatatatatatatatatatataggacattaatttttgaaaaatatttctttttttttaacttttctaACTCTTTGTTTTTGTCTAATACCTAAAACAccaatttcttttccttttcattcATTTCTTTTTCGGTATATAAGGTGAACcgatctaattataatatttttatattatattatgatattttctaataatatcataaaaatattatgttataatatttttatacggcATGATAGTATTTTTctagtattattaaaaataaaataatatgatataaaaatgctataaatataaatattttataatacgtaatattattttttgatattattaaaaatattataactaaatcGCTTCACCCTATACATCAATATattgaaaaagagaaaaacaaaaaaaagaagataaatgtATCAATCAAAAAGAAATTGAGGGCTAGAGAAATCAATAAAGAGgagttgttatatatatatatatatatatatatatatatatatatatatataggggcgCGCCGGACCATTGCTGTCTCGATGACGTCACTACGGGCCTCAACTTGTACGTCAAAGTCTCGAGCCCTCCTTCCTCGAAAACCACGTGGCACAATTATTGGACATGATTGATTGCTTCTAATAGTATCCTCACGTGCGTCCGTCAAACCCGACCGAGCAATCCTTCGGCCTCTCCAAAGCACGTCTTTGTCTTCAACCTCAGCTTCCAGGAAATTAACCGCGCTCCTTTTTCCTCCCAAGATTACCGCTCTTACAGATCACCATAAATAACCAAGTGTCCCTTGTTGGATTCCACCACTGAGGGCACGGCAGTACACCTTCACCCACCGTCTCCCTTGATCGCTTCATCCGCTCACCCATATCTGTGGGTAGCAGCAACCAGCAACACACACCTGCGCTTGCAGCCCTTCTGCTTCCCTTCCTGTATATTTCCCCCTCACCTGGCCCTGCTGCTGCCATACCAGACATGGGGAGGCCGAGCGTGGTCCCCCGGAAGACCCCCGGGCAAGCCAAGGCCAAGAAGAAGCCCATCAAGGTGGTGTACATCTCCAACCCCATGAAGGTCACCACCAGCGCCGCCAAGTTCCGCGGCCTGGTGCAGAAGCTCACCGGCCGGGACTCCAACGTCGCCTACATGGCCGCCACGGACTCGTCGATGGCGGAATCCCTGCCCGGATCTGCAGCGGCCTACGAGGCACCTCGAGATCCGAGCTTGGAGTCGACGGGTGCAGTCGATGATCCGTACAAGGCCGCAGCGGCGTCGCCGTTTGAGGTGTTCGATGATGCTTTCACCCCGCAGACGTTAGATGGCCTTCCGCCGAACTATGAGTATCTTGTAGGTGGATCTTGGATGGCCAGTGAAGCGTGAGCAATCGTGAAAGGGCACATATATGTTGATCTGTATCTAATAATAAGACATGTTTATTACGAGAGCATACTGATGGTGTTTGATGGCGGCGCAGCCGACCATCCTAAGCTTTGCAATGCTTTCTCCTTGTCTCGATCTGAAGGCTGAGCAAAAGCTTCCCATGGCGCTTTCTTTTGTTGATCCGATCCGTCCTCTTCCGTTTCTCGTTCGATCTTTTCCTACACTTCCCTCTTTTTTCGCTGCTCCTCTTGTTTACAGCATCCGTGGGACACACGTTTGGATTCAAATTccaagttgcttgtatggtttgaGACCATAGCAAAGGATCGGAGGTGAGGGGGATGATGAATGGGAAAGCATGTATGATCATAAGCAGGTTTAGATTCACAAAGAGGTTGCAGTGCATGCTCAGGCTTCGCTCACAGATTATGGTATTGGGAACTACTTTGTGGGTCTTGTCATGTGTTGCACGGAAGAAAGAAGCAATAATCCAGAAATCACCAGTCCCCAAATCCAAAAAAAAGGAAGACAGAAAAAGATTAAGAGTTGTACGAAATGATCGCAACAAAACTAAAGCAAGAGAAGCTGTTTGAGATGCACAGACAGACAGGCAGTCTTCGGTAGGAAGACAGACAGACGGACACATCTTGAATGCTTGACACTGCCTGTTTGAAGCTTTCTCCAGCATTAAAGCTGAATTAAGTGCAATAGATCCATCCAAAACCATAATCGCTCTCGATGGTCGTAGATAATCTCAAATAGGAGTAGCATCTTAATGGATGGTCTTCATGCAGGCACTGCACTGCACTTCACTGCACAGCTCCAGCCACTGGTTCAATACATGTTGTTCTTGGTGTGCTCTTTTCTCCTATGTTTGATGTCATGGTGATCTAATTTTACATTTGTCATGATCTAAATTctcaaaaaagaaagaatagatAATCTCTGATCTGATCTGTATATATTATTCTCCTATATTATGCTTATAATTGTTGTCAAGGGATTGTGGTCACTAATATCagagtatatatgtatatggagGAGAGAGAATAAAAAAACAAGATGAATTAATTCTGACTTGTATATTTGTGTACAATCACATACGttattatatatgtgtatatatgtatgtttatacgTGCATATGAAAGAAACGTAGATTAGTAAAGAGGGAATATTATGATGATTAATGCAGGAGATTTTTTCTGTTAAATTCTTTTTGCTCCAAATTCCTTTCGAAACATACATTGTAGAATTTGGTCATGAATAGTTGTATTGTCTTTATCACAGAATTACAAGACAATGACCAAAATATTATTTTGGCCTTTATTAGAGAATTAGATGACAGAGACCCAAATATTATTTTGGTCTTTATATTGTAATTCTCTTATGAAAACAATATTATTCAGGACCAAAAATttcaaaacttgtaagttcgaaaatgattccgtaaaatgcaaagAGATTTCgcttttgattgtaacttgagtaaagtaaaaaccggAAACTTGCTACTATGTAGATAATGATtgtagaaaggtaagtactcacacattcaatgaacacgccaatttaaaatggttcagtcaaataacctacatccacttgcgaagccttcttcgaagaggctcccaacttccactagtaaatcactttaaaggagaaggacaaatacccctcttacaaccttttacaagtggttcatactcttacaaattttcaaagagaaagagggaggtgaacactcaagctattgaaaacaaaaacttgctaaaggctttgctaagacttttatctcaatcttttgCTTCTCAATGTATTATCTGctcagaaatgaggggtatttataggccccaagaggattcaaatttgggctccaaattttgaattctcttgggtttccgaggcaggtggtgccaccgcctgtcagtgtctgacactgatagtgtactggcggtgccaccacccagtccggcggtgccaccgccggacctctcgggtgctgggcggtgccaccgctcggttctcgggttctgggcggtgccaccgcctacactatttcagctcactggttgggctctaaacttggcccaaaccagtccgaattcgagctcaattggcccctacttgggttataggattaacacataatcctaaccctaattaatgtgctaactacaaatttaaagacattttctaagctattacaaagttcgtaagtcaagacatcttccaacgagcttccgacgaactttcgacggtcttccgataaactctcggaaaccattctgcggactcccggcaagatcctagacttcatgattcgatcttggcgagtttcgacgagcttctttggcaagctccgatctttctcggtgagctctgcgaacttcccacgaaccttccagcgagcttccgaaaaaccctttggcaagctccctactcattctcagctagttccggcagtattcccgacgaaccttcggacttccatcgaactctcgaactcccaacgaatccttcgcgcttgactccaacactttgtttcgctttatgtcttcgtcgttatcgtagttaatcctgtatacacaagccgaaactctactccaatctagacaattattacaacgcgaattgatattctgttgcccgacaactcattggttggcgcttcgtccgattcttcagcgcatcgtcctctcttgcggcttgttgcccaacgtccgaagtcttctgccgtccaatatcctgacgtgatctccttcgtcgcaacgtcaattcctcctgcgtcaactgtttaatcttgatcgagtagacctgcatcactcaaaatacagtttaaatcataaacacatatcaagtggtttcatcatcaaaatacgagattcaaccctTCTtccaattaattttttatttattttaattggctgattatatatatatataaaactaaaataaaatttGCATTATTTATTTCTATATTGAGTGCGAGTATAATGGTATTGAAACATCAATTAATATGTTTGGATAAAAGAAGTAAATTATTTGGTGAAAGTGATTATTGGATATTTtacatatttaaatattataatgtctttaaattttgttgatagTTACGGTTGATAGTGATTTTCCTAAGTTTTATTCAATGGATGACATGCATGAATGACTTGAACAGTCAAAGAAATATACATATAAAATCCAAATAAGCTATTCCAAAACTTTTAAAGGGTCTTTTCTTTTTAGGTAAATCCTTGAAATAAAAtctattatctttcttttttctaaaaatatagaTGAAGTTgatgaattatttatttatttatttattaattattattattattattgtgaggACATAATATATTTTACAGAGCGATAATAAGTCGTTTTGGTTGCAACGAAGGCGTAAAACCGGTATTCCGAGTCGCCGTTACTGACTGGAGCACAGACGAACGAACCTTTCATGCTGTTTTACCGAAACTACCCCCATGCCGTCACAAACGCCGTCTGGGAAATGAAGAAGCTGTAGTGGAACATAATCGTCATTTCACAGACGGTGAAGAGTTTGGGTATTTTCGTAAAAATAGAGATAACGTCTGTTATGACGCCGTTGGTTTGCCGTCGCAGGCGGCCCTGCGAAGTTCCACCCCGCCCCCGATGTCGAGAGCATAAAGAGATCGAGATCTGGCGCTTGTCTCTCTCCTCCTTCCCTCTCCGTGCGCGTCCCTCTGCTACCGATCTCCTCCTTCGGATCGCCCTGGTGCCCGATCCCGATTCTTGAGGGGGCGCATGGCGGAGCAGCTCACCGACGACCAGATCTCGGAGTTCAAGGAGGCCTTCAGCTTGTTCGACAAGGACGGCGATGGTTAGATCCTTTCCGTCTCCCACTCTGATCCTATCTTTTGCTCCATTTGCCTTTTTTGTTTCGATTCGTTATCTCCTCCTGCCTTCGGATCTTGTGGTGATTCTGCTCTTCTTTGGATCTGGGTCTCGTTTGATCTTTGTTTGGCACGCATAGAAATCGATTATGATTCTTTCAGGGTTGTTTATGAGATTGTTAGGAATCTTCTCGACGTTGAGACTCTAGAAAAATTTGAGATGGATTCATGTTGTTTTGTGAATATAACTTCTTAGCTCGagatttgtgttcttctttttgGGGCCTAAAagaagttctttcttcttttaggTCTGCTGTAGTAGTCAAGATTAGATTGGTCTGCTGTGGTAGATGTTCGATACAATAGTGCTGAGAATGCCATGATTTGATGTTAGGATGAAGTTGTTGATATGGTCGCGTTCTCCATTACACAACATTGAACTCTTTAAGCTTTATCATGGCCGACATAGCAGCAATGCAAGCCAAGCAAAGTTTGAATACCTGATGAGGCCACATCAGTCTCACACTGGCCAGGAATCGAAGAGTGATGACCATTTGGGATGGATACCAAGGGACAAAACCGTGCGAGCTGTAGCCTAGAGAGAACCATACTTCATGAGCTCCCATGAGCAAGCTGATGACAAAATGTGCCATCTACTTTCAGTTGGCATACCGTGTTGCGTTTATTTTGGTGAAAGAGAAATTGATGCtggaaattaatagtattaatctATTTCTGGTTATGTTTTGATGGTGTATTATCATTGGCATTACGGGACTCGGGGCTTGACATCTTTGGACCATAGTTATTAAAGTAGAACCAGAGTGGCCGATCCTTTGGGAAAAAAATGGTAACCGGACCCATGCTTTACCCAAACCCTCTCTCTAGTCGTTCCGCGTTCTGTCTCTTTCTCCTCTATCCTTTTCTTCCTGACCTCTTTCATGCTTTCATCACCATCCTCTTTGTAGTTGCTCCCTTTCACTATCATTCTTTGTTCTTATTTTTGATCATCACATGTTGTGTGCTATCGGCCTATTCTTCTGTCATCCAACTAATAGGAAATGAAATTTTATCTTTTGATCACCAAATTTCTGCAATTCATTCTATAACAAAGAGATTTCACAACTATATTTTCGTTTTTATTATTTAACATTTTAATCATAAAAGTAGATCTATATACTAATAagagtataatttatttttaaggcTCGAGGCTTGGAAAGGTCAATGTTCGTTGCTGGCCTCACAATAATACTATGGACTTCATTTGGGACCATGAGTTTAACATGAATGTGATTGAAGAAGATGTCATGGTTTGGTTAATTGTCGATGTTAGATCATGCCTCATGTGCATCTAGACTTGATTTTCTCCGCTACTAAGAAAGGaggggaaaaaaagaaagagataggATGTGAAGAACACTTCCATTCTTTTTACATTCTACACGTTGATCATAGAATGAATGCTAAATCCAATAGTCATAAACTAGTAGTGCCACCTGAGGCCATATATGGATTATTTTGATTTGCCATCGATCTCAACCTCCTGATGTAACAGCGTTTAGGAGTTCACATTAGTTACGGAAGCTGGCTGAGGAGAAATTGTTATATACTGTTGTCGATGAAGGTGGTAATAATGAGTCAGACAAAGCAGGAGAAAATATTTTAGTTAAAtgagaatatatttatttatcttaatcagATGTGTACAATGCAGTTCGACAGTTGTATtgagtttttttctttcttctaccAGCAATCCATTGCAATTATGTTGCGTTGGGTATATTATGAAGTTTGATTGTGTTTAATTTGTAGCCATTCTTTAAAGATTTTCATTAATCACTCAATTTAAAGATAGGACCTAATCACATTGGTTTCTTCTTTTTGGTATCTCAATAGGTTGTATCACTACTAAGGAGCTTGGGACTGTGATGCGCTCTCTGGGTCAGAACCCTACAGAAGCAGAGTTACAGGACATGATAAATGAGGTTGATGCAGATGGTAATGGGACGATCGACTTTCCTGAATTTCTCAATCTGATGGCCCGAAAGATGAAGGACACCGACTCAGAGGAAGAACTGAAGGAGGCCTTCCGAGTCTTCGACAAGGATCAGAATGGTTTCATATCTGCTGCTGAGTTGCGTCATGTCATGACCAACCTAGGTGAGAAACTGACGGACGAGGAAGTTGACGAGATGATCCGTGAAGCTGATGTTGATGGAGATGGTCAGATCAACTACGACGAGTTTGTCAAGGTCATGATGGCAAAATGAGTCCTCGAAATAAAATCTCATGATCATCCCTGTCTTCTTTAATTTACAAACCCCATGGGTGGGTTTTGTTTGAATCCAACTATCCTGAACTTGGAAGATGATGAAATCATTTGCTTGATTAATTTAGTTTGCTTCTCCTGTGATCATGCCTCAAGATGAAGAACTATAGTATTTTCCATGCTTTTATGTTTCAAGTGTGGCCCTAAAGATTCCTTTTCCCTTGGTTGCTTGAACTAGGAATCGACGATTAATTTGTTTGCCTCTCCAATTTTTGGTGAATCAGTTCAGGATTTGTTTATCCATGGCAATGTGCAAACCCACATAGGTAATCCACAAGTGACAAATCTCACCTAAGCTTCCAGTATTTTAGAACTAATCATTGTCCAACTCcatcattctaatcattcattttGTGTTCTTATATCATGACAACTGTGTCAACAAATCCTTCAACTCAAATATGTGTATGCTGCAAACAACACTGATGAGGCATATTCTTTGGTTTCCAATTGAATGATGATAAACAGTGTTAGGATGCAAAAACCTACTTTCTACTGCAATCTTTGTGGCAACAACATGGGGAACAAGTCAAAACATAGACAAGTCCACGTCATCCTCCCTAATGGGCATTGAGCTGCCAATTACAAAATTAAATGTGGTGTGTGTGATGAAcaatctgaccttctattacaagAATGAGAACGCAAACATTCGTTCACTCCGACTTAACCTTGTTTTCTTCAGCTTTTTGCACCTTGCTCTTTG belongs to Musa acuminata AAA Group cultivar baxijiao chromosome BXJ3-5, Cavendish_Baxijiao_AAA, whole genome shotgun sequence and includes:
- the LOC135638478 gene encoding uncharacterized protein LOC135638478; the encoded protein is MGRPSVVPRKTPGQAKAKKKPIKVVYISNPMKVTTSAAKFRGLVQKLTGRDSNVAYMAATDSSMAESLPGSAAAYEAPRDPSLESTGAVDDPYKAAAASPFEVFDDAFTPQTLDGLPPNYEYLVGGSWMASEA
- the LOC135638176 gene encoding calmodulin, yielding MAEQLTDDQISEFKEAFSLFDKDGDGCITTKELGTVMRSLGQNPTEAELQDMINEVDADGNGTIDFPEFLNLMARKMKDTDSEEELKEAFRVFDKDQNGFISAAELRHVMTNLGEKLTDEEVDEMIREADVDGDGQINYDEFVKVMMAK